The Algoriphagus sp. TR-M9 genome has a window encoding:
- a CDS encoding GNAT family N-acetyltransferase — MHKNSSLIYLPFDSQLFGYSVAKCTIDHDWDERKFMELAREFQLVYIFSSDLLEIQHPSIRWIENKVTYSKELISTQDVSTIFEYRGGMNKQLQALALQSGVYSRFKVDARLYSDEFQNLYMNWIDKALKNDMVLTNHEYTALLTLSRGKMEASIGLLAVEESARGRGLGKILIKAAESRAYSFGAKRLRVTTQKQNEVACHLYSSLGYELTDQMNIYHFWKS, encoded by the coding sequence TTGCATAAGAACTCATCTTTGATCTATCTTCCCTTTGATTCCCAACTTTTTGGATATTCTGTGGCCAAATGTACAATTGACCATGACTGGGACGAAAGGAAATTCATGGAGTTGGCCAGAGAATTTCAATTGGTTTACATTTTCTCTAGTGATCTCCTGGAAATACAACACCCTAGCATTAGATGGATAGAAAATAAAGTTACCTACTCTAAAGAGCTGATTTCTACGCAGGATGTTTCTACAATATTTGAATATAGAGGGGGAATGAATAAGCAGCTTCAGGCCCTTGCACTGCAAAGTGGCGTATACTCTAGGTTCAAAGTTGATGCGAGGTTATACTCGGATGAATTTCAAAATCTTTACATGAATTGGATTGACAAGGCCTTAAAAAATGACATGGTTTTAACTAATCATGAATACACTGCTCTGCTCACGCTCTCTAGGGGAAAGATGGAGGCTAGTATTGGGTTATTAGCTGTGGAGGAGTCAGCACGCGGAAGGGGGCTTGGCAAAATCCTGATTAAGGCAGCTGAATCTAGAGCCTATTCTTTTGGAGCAAAGCGTCTTAGAGTTACTACGCAAAAGCAAAATGAAGTGGCCTGCCACCTGTATTCTTCTTTGGGGTATGAACTCACAGATCAGATGAATATTTATCATTTTTG
- a CDS encoding glycosyltransferase family 2 protein yields MLSIISPVFRAENILDQLVSRIKQALPYQKVEIILVDDYSPDNSWEKIEELAAKHPEIRGIKLSRNFGQHYAITAGLDAAKGEWIIVMDCDLQDRPEEISKLLAKAQEGFDVVLARRVDRQDRFFKRLSSKVFYRSLAWLTGTDQDESIANFGIYHRRVINEITGMRERIRYFPTMVKWVGFRQTSIEVVHAGRAEGSSNYNFRKLFNLALDIMLAYSDKPIRLTVKLGFGVALTGFLFALYTLFKYLKGDIIVAGYASLIISIWVLTGFLLITLGMIGLYIGKTFEGVKQRPIYIVEKEI; encoded by the coding sequence TTGCTCTCCATCATCTCCCCAGTCTTCCGCGCAGAAAATATCCTGGACCAACTTGTGTCCAGGATCAAGCAAGCTCTTCCCTATCAGAAAGTTGAAATCATTTTGGTGGATGATTACAGCCCTGATAATTCATGGGAAAAAATCGAAGAACTCGCTGCAAAACATCCAGAAATCCGTGGGATAAAGCTCTCCAGAAATTTCGGTCAGCACTATGCCATCACCGCAGGCCTGGATGCCGCAAAAGGGGAGTGGATAATAGTAATGGACTGTGACCTGCAAGACAGACCCGAAGAAATCTCAAAGCTCTTGGCCAAAGCCCAAGAAGGATTTGATGTGGTTCTTGCCAGAAGAGTAGACCGTCAGGACAGATTTTTCAAGAGACTTTCTTCCAAAGTGTTTTACAGAAGCTTAGCCTGGCTGACCGGAACTGATCAGGATGAGAGCATAGCAAACTTTGGGATTTACCATCGAAGAGTCATCAATGAAATTACAGGCATGCGGGAGCGTATTCGCTATTTCCCTACCATGGTCAAATGGGTGGGCTTTAGGCAAACCAGTATTGAGGTGGTCCATGCCGGTAGAGCGGAGGGTAGTAGTAATTATAATTTTAGAAAACTCTTCAATCTGGCGCTGGACATTATGCTGGCTTATTCAGATAAACCCATCCGGCTAACTGTAAAGCTTGGCTTTGGGGTAGCACTCACCGGCTTCCTTTTTGCTCTTTACACATTGTTTAAATATCTCAAGGGAGATATCATAGTAGCCGGCTATGCCAGCCTGATCATTTCTATATGGGTGCTCACTGGCTTCCTGCTAATAACCTTGGGAATGATTGGCTTATACATAGGCAAGACTTTCGAAGGGGTAAAACAGCGCCCGATTTATATTGTGGAAAAGGAAATTTAA
- a CDS encoding glycosyltransferase family 2 protein, with translation MRAVNSLLQQPEINQIILVDDGSQDNSLELCERFANEYPQIQVLRHEAGKNRGAPASRNLGLQHVSNQWVQFMDADDELLPGKISDQVKLITDDIGLIVGKFKFPRNGTWQESLIIHDIWAGLITTRLGNTIANLWNVQWVKKAGAWNPDLLNVQEYHLMFELLKINPNVAFSGQALTLVHPQKNSISNSGKNLNPKRDTYFKFRKAIRNHLKEKGIYTLKRQHYYNITTGDMLRYHSPEFPVQHNKLYYIFYRGLKNLAKLKRS, from the coding sequence GTGCGTGCGGTAAATTCCCTGCTGCAGCAGCCTGAGATTAATCAAATCATTTTGGTAGATGATGGAAGCCAGGACAATAGTCTGGAGCTTTGCGAGAGATTTGCCAATGAATATCCGCAGATACAGGTTTTACGCCATGAAGCTGGCAAAAATAGGGGAGCACCGGCATCTAGGAACCTGGGGCTACAGCATGTCAGCAATCAATGGGTGCAATTTATGGATGCAGATGATGAACTGCTGCCTGGAAAAATTTCCGATCAGGTCAAACTCATCACGGATGATATTGGACTGATTGTTGGCAAATTTAAATTTCCCCGAAACGGTACCTGGCAGGAAAGTCTGATCATTCATGATATCTGGGCAGGCTTAATAACTACCCGACTTGGTAACACCATTGCCAACTTATGGAACGTACAATGGGTGAAGAAAGCCGGTGCCTGGAACCCTGATTTGTTAAACGTTCAAGAATATCATCTCATGTTTGAGCTTTTGAAAATAAACCCAAACGTTGCATTTTCAGGCCAAGCACTTACTTTAGTTCACCCCCAGAAAAATTCCATTTCAAATTCTGGGAAAAACCTAAACCCAAAGCGGGATACCTATTTTAAGTTTAGAAAAGCTATCAGAAATCACCTGAAGGAAAAAGGCATTTATACCCTAAAACGTCAGCATTATTATAACATTACCACGGGTGATATGCTCCGCTATCATAGCCCCGAATTCCCTGTACAACATAATAAACTGTATTACATTTTCTATAGAGGGCTGAAAAACCTCGCAAAACTAAAAAGAAGCTGA
- a CDS encoding winged helix-turn-helix domain-containing protein, with the protein MLDSLVTSKTRIKLLLKFFAHANSGYLRSLAKEFDESTNSVRVELNRLTDAGLLLAENEGKTKVYKANSKHPFYEEIKAMVSKFLGLDDLMERIVKRMGEVQMAYIIGDYAKGIDSGTIEMVLIGKDLDREYLEFIKEKTYEKVQRKVNVSILENDPGDIQGILVFGK; encoded by the coding sequence TTGCTCGACTCCCTAGTCACGTCCAAAACCCGCATTAAACTTCTGCTGAAGTTCTTTGCTCATGCCAATTCAGGTTACCTGCGCTCTCTGGCCAAGGAATTTGATGAATCTACCAATTCTGTACGGGTGGAACTCAACCGCCTCACCGATGCAGGGCTTCTGTTGGCTGAGAATGAGGGGAAAACCAAGGTCTATAAGGCCAATTCAAAGCACCCTTTCTACGAAGAAATCAAAGCCATGGTCTCCAAGTTTCTAGGCCTAGATGATCTCATGGAAAGAATTGTCAAAAGGATGGGTGAGGTGCAAATGGCCTATATAATAGGGGATTACGCCAAGGGTATAGACTCAGGTACCATAGAAATGGTACTTATAGGCAAGGACCTGGACAGAGAATACCTGGAGTTTATCAAAGAAAAAACCTACGAAAAAGTCCAAAGAAAAGTCAATGTTTCTATCTTAGAAAATGATCCCGGAGATATTCAGGGGATTTTGGTATTTGGAAAGTAG
- a CDS encoding four helix bundle protein has translation MANIILSKSLHFAQATISAYLALRAKGHYKLADQFVGAGTSIGANVEEAQAAHSKLDFIAKLTIAHKEAREAKYWLRVLDREELLGDFQEMPRLKREIEEIISLLHSIIKRSRENLK, from the coding sequence ATGGCAAATATAATTTTAAGCAAAAGCCTACATTTCGCACAGGCTACAATTTCTGCTTATTTGGCTTTAAGGGCCAAAGGGCACTATAAACTGGCTGATCAGTTTGTTGGAGCAGGCACTTCCATAGGAGCCAATGTGGAAGAAGCCCAAGCTGCGCATTCTAAATTGGACTTCATTGCCAAGCTAACTATAGCTCATAAGGAAGCCCGGGAAGCAAAGTATTGGCTTAGGGTTTTGGATAGAGAAGAATTACTTGGCGATTTCCAAGAAATGCCAAGACTGAAAAGAGAAATTGAAGAAATAATTTCACTTCTCCACTCAATCATTAAAAGATCTAGAGAGAATTTAAAGTAA
- a CDS encoding IS3 family transposase: MFKKAPCLNSSRQRERRKAEVIQELRQSHALSDLLVHAGMARSTFYYHIKQSRKPDKYLEAKKAISRIYKEHKGRMGYRRIKFQLRNEGMILNHKTVLRLMQELGIQSLIRTKKYKSYKGEMGKVAPNLLERNFKASMPNEKWATDITEFKVTDKKLYLSPIIDMFNGEIISYTMSENAKLKPVIDMLEQVERPIAKEKPVIMQSDQGWHYQMKLYQDTLHKKNIVPSMSRKGNCLDNAIIENFFGTLKCELFYLKKYNSINELKKEIKEYIHYYNHKRIRLNLNGMSPVSYRIHSLNST; encoded by the coding sequence ATATTTAAAAAAGCTCCATGCCTTAATTCAAGCCGACAAAGAGAAAGAAGAAAAGCGGAAGTCATCCAGGAATTAAGGCAGTCTCATGCATTATCAGATCTGTTAGTGCATGCTGGGATGGCCAGAAGTACCTTTTATTATCACATAAAACAATCCAGAAAGCCGGATAAATATCTGGAAGCCAAAAAGGCTATTTCCAGGATCTATAAGGAACATAAAGGGCGAATGGGCTACAGGCGCATCAAATTTCAACTTAGAAACGAAGGCATGATTCTCAACCATAAAACAGTTTTGAGATTGATGCAGGAATTGGGAATCCAGAGTTTGATTCGGACAAAAAAATACAAATCCTATAAGGGGGAAATGGGTAAAGTCGCTCCAAATCTTTTAGAACGCAACTTTAAAGCTTCTATGCCAAATGAAAAATGGGCTACCGATATTACGGAGTTTAAAGTCACTGACAAGAAACTCTACTTGTCTCCGATCATTGATATGTTCAATGGAGAGATCATCAGTTATACCATGTCAGAAAATGCCAAATTAAAGCCTGTAATTGATATGTTAGAGCAAGTGGAACGCCCTATTGCGAAGGAAAAACCGGTAATTATGCAATCAGACCAAGGATGGCACTACCAAATGAAATTGTATCAGGATACATTACACAAAAAGAACATTGTCCCAAGTATGTCCCGAAAAGGAAATTGCTTGGACAATGCGATAATAGAAAATTTCTTTGGAACCCTTAAATGTGAATTGTTCTATCTAAAAAAGTACAATTCAATCAATGAGCTGAAAAAAGAAATCAAAGAATACATCCATTATTATAATCACAAAAGAATCCGATTAAACCTGAATGGAATGAGTCCAGTGAGTTATCGAATCCATTCACTAAATTCAACATAA
- a CDS encoding transposase, whose amino-acid sequence MKGKKKYSVLFRKEAVDQVIHDKRSVFKVGQDLGVDKSLIRKWVLLYQKHGIMGLMPISNREYPPAFKVKAIETMRKKSLSLLETCIQFNIRSPGSLVKWIALYDEKGSEGLARKQSEPKFPMAKRIKKPKTKEEELLKELASLRAENAYLKKLHALIQADKEKEEKRKSSRN is encoded by the coding sequence ATGAAAGGTAAAAAGAAGTATTCTGTCCTCTTTAGGAAAGAGGCAGTTGATCAAGTGATCCACGATAAGCGATCAGTATTTAAAGTAGGTCAGGATTTAGGAGTTGATAAATCTCTTATTCGTAAATGGGTTCTCTTGTATCAAAAACACGGAATTATGGGCCTTATGCCTATTTCAAATAGAGAATATCCTCCTGCATTCAAGGTCAAGGCTATTGAGACCATGCGAAAGAAGTCGTTATCTTTATTGGAGACCTGTATTCAGTTTAATATTCGAAGTCCTGGTTCCTTGGTCAAATGGATAGCTCTTTATGATGAAAAAGGCTCTGAAGGTTTAGCAAGGAAACAAAGTGAACCAAAATTTCCCATGGCCAAAAGAATCAAAAAGCCCAAAACCAAGGAAGAAGAGCTCCTGAAGGAATTAGCTTCCCTGAGAGCTGAAAATGCATATTTAAAAAAGCTCCATGCCTTAATTCAAGCCGACAAAGAGAAAGAAGAAAAGCGGAAGTCATCCAGGAATTAA
- a CDS encoding GNAT family N-acetyltransferase, with amino-acid sequence MNLQIQVKTFAKLTNLELYAIIKLRNEVFVVEQNCVYQDADGKDLQAFHVMISRDGQLLAYARVLPPGISYPEVSIGRVLSSQAVRATGLGLTLMTETLKFIQSEFGNCSIRISAQTYLDRYYRSFGFEPEGNTYLEDGIEHIEMTRDSTKNEKDG; translated from the coding sequence ATGAACCTACAAATCCAAGTCAAAACCTTTGCAAAACTGACCAACCTGGAACTCTACGCTATCATCAAACTGAGAAATGAGGTGTTTGTGGTGGAGCAAAACTGTGTGTACCAAGATGCTGATGGAAAGGATTTACAGGCTTTTCATGTCATGATCAGCAGGGACGGCCAACTACTGGCATATGCTAGGGTATTGCCCCCGGGGATCTCCTACCCTGAAGTTTCCATTGGTCGGGTGCTGAGCAGTCAGGCAGTGCGGGCCACTGGTCTAGGCCTTACATTAATGACTGAAACCCTGAAGTTTATTCAATCTGAATTCGGAAACTGCAGCATCAGGATTTCAGCACAGACCTATTTGGACCGCTATTATAGATCTTTCGGTTTTGAGCCTGAAGGGAATACTTACCTGGAAGACGGAATCGAGCACATAGAAATGACCAGAGATTCAACGAAGAATGAGAAGGACGGCTAA
- a CDS encoding ABC transporter permease produces the protein MLKNYFKIAWRNLLRNKLRTGIHILGLSIGIAICFLIFNVVTHSYSFDNFHPEGDRIYRINTVTDFGDGGIYPNSGTPGPLGEVIQDEIVGIESKGRLYTMYETLVALPNTDKVFGRSNEVTFADPGFFKIFPRKWLAGNPESALLQPASVVISEKSMHKYFPGSEASDVLGQELMFVDSDSIYAKVTGVVAGYEKNTDFVFQNFISFSTIATEEQKIWNGLHSWGSVNSSSQLFIKLSPGVSAESIDEAFKPLIAKNLESEDDGDYQTSFFTEPLAEMHFGQTYTNQGVSKAFLKGLVFIGLIILVLATLNFVNLETAQAISRSKEVGIRKTIGGTRMQLISQFLAETFLIILISSFIALGLVEGLKILFKSYLPQHFQIAYFSFFNALFYSAFPLLLTLITGIYPALILSNYDPQRALKGEMMRNGKFSLGGFLRKNLTVIQLSSSIAFIILVLVLNYQLKYVSSQPLGFEKEAVMYASIPFMSDPDKMLQLQDRYNQEAMVRSASLSGNLVSSASLWTSDVKIPVDTTEKEMYVQVMNVDSAFVRVNGIPLLAGTDGIDKSDEILVNETFVKEAGYENLEAAIGANLRYNEEQRTIIGVTGDFHSRTLREEIRPLLFTYDPEYFQTVSIKLNSDQNLAVAKERLEEVYLSVYPYETVSFNFLDEQIERFYQEDVKIKNVLGFACGLAILISCMGLFGLSSFTIAQRTKEISIRKVLGATLHQILFLISKEYMVLVGISFLMAIYPAYFFLSDWLNGFHTRVEMPYFIFLGAGIGVLLICLLIVGIHSFVASQSNPAKVLKSE, from the coding sequence ATGCTAAAAAACTACTTTAAAATCGCCTGGAGAAATCTCCTGAGAAACAAGCTGAGGACGGGGATCCATATTCTAGGCTTGTCCATTGGGATTGCCATCTGTTTTTTGATTTTCAATGTGGTCACGCATTCCTATAGCTTTGATAATTTTCATCCAGAGGGGGACAGAATTTACCGGATAAATACGGTTACAGATTTTGGTGATGGAGGTATTTATCCTAATTCTGGTACTCCTGGCCCTCTAGGCGAGGTGATTCAGGATGAGATTGTGGGTATTGAAAGCAAAGGCAGGCTCTATACCATGTATGAGACGCTAGTAGCATTGCCAAATACAGACAAAGTGTTTGGAAGGTCTAATGAAGTCACTTTTGCCGACCCAGGTTTCTTTAAAATATTTCCTAGGAAATGGTTGGCCGGAAATCCAGAATCGGCTCTACTCCAGCCAGCATCCGTGGTGATCTCCGAAAAAAGTATGCATAAGTACTTCCCCGGATCAGAAGCTTCAGATGTTTTGGGGCAGGAATTGATGTTTGTGGACTCGGATTCCATTTACGCCAAAGTGACCGGTGTAGTAGCTGGATATGAGAAAAATACGGACTTTGTCTTCCAGAACTTTATCTCTTTCAGCACCATAGCTACCGAAGAACAAAAAATCTGGAATGGTCTACATTCCTGGGGATCAGTCAACTCAAGTTCCCAGCTGTTCATCAAACTTTCCCCTGGAGTATCGGCTGAGTCCATAGACGAGGCATTCAAGCCCTTAATCGCCAAAAATCTGGAGTCGGAAGATGATGGGGATTACCAGACCAGTTTTTTTACGGAACCACTGGCCGAAATGCATTTTGGCCAGACTTATACAAATCAGGGTGTTTCCAAAGCCTTTCTGAAAGGATTGGTGTTTATAGGACTGATTATTTTAGTGCTGGCAACTTTGAACTTTGTGAACCTGGAGACAGCCCAGGCCATCAGCCGGTCCAAGGAAGTTGGCATCAGAAAAACCATAGGCGGGACACGGATGCAATTGATTTCCCAGTTTTTGGCAGAGACCTTTTTGATTATTTTGATCAGCTCTTTTATAGCCTTGGGCTTAGTGGAGGGACTGAAAATACTGTTTAAATCCTACCTACCGCAGCATTTCCAAATCGCCTATTTTTCCTTTTTCAATGCCTTGTTTTATTCGGCATTCCCACTCTTGCTGACCTTGATCACTGGGATTTATCCGGCTCTCATCCTTTCTAATTACGATCCTCAGCGTGCATTAAAAGGTGAAATGATGAGAAATGGGAAATTCTCATTGGGGGGATTTCTCAGGAAGAACCTCACTGTGATTCAGCTTTCTTCCTCCATTGCTTTTATCATTTTGGTATTGGTTCTGAACTACCAACTGAAATATGTAAGCAGTCAGCCATTGGGCTTTGAAAAGGAAGCGGTGATGTATGCTAGCATACCATTTATGTCCGATCCGGATAAGATGCTGCAGCTTCAGGATCGCTATAATCAAGAGGCTATGGTGAGGAGTGCCAGTCTAAGCGGTAATTTGGTGTCCTCCGCTAGTCTTTGGACATCGGATGTTAAAATCCCTGTGGATACCACCGAGAAGGAGATGTACGTCCAAGTGATGAATGTGGATTCTGCTTTTGTGCGGGTCAATGGAATTCCACTCTTGGCAGGTACAGATGGTATAGATAAGTCAGATGAAATCTTGGTAAATGAAACATTTGTAAAGGAGGCTGGCTATGAAAATCTGGAAGCTGCCATAGGCGCTAACCTGCGATACAATGAGGAACAGCGTACAATAATTGGAGTTACAGGAGATTTCCACTCCAGAACACTTAGGGAGGAGATCCGTCCCCTGCTTTTCACCTATGACCCCGAATATTTCCAAACAGTGAGCATCAAGCTAAATTCTGATCAAAATCTGGCTGTCGCCAAAGAGCGCTTAGAAGAGGTTTATTTGAGTGTTTATCCTTATGAAACCGTCTCATTCAACTTCCTGGATGAACAAATCGAACGTTTCTATCAAGAGGATGTGAAGATTAAAAATGTATTGGGTTTCGCATGTGGCTTGGCCATTTTGATTTCCTGCATGGGCTTATTCGGTTTGTCTAGCTTCACCATTGCCCAGCGCACGAAGGAAATCAGCATAAGAAAAGTCCTAGGTGCTACCTTGCATCAAATCCTGTTCTTGATCTCCAAAGAATACATGGTTTTGGTGGGGATTTCCTTTTTAATGGCGATTTACCCGGCGTATTTCTTCCTAAGTGACTGGTTGAATGGCTTTCATACCAGAGTGGAAATGCCCTATTTTATATTCCTAGGAGCGGGTATAGGCGTCTTGTTGATTTGCCTGCTGATTGTGGGGATACATTCCTTTGTAGCATCTCAAAGCAATCCCGCCAAGGTACTGAAGTCTGAGTGA
- a CDS encoding ABC transporter permease: MLKNYFKIAWRNISRSKGYAAINIGGLGIGMAASILILIWVQFELSVDRFYEDSDRIYAVWRNDNNQGEIFSWDYTPAPYAPTMREQFPEVEQVSRITEWDPQLLSVGENSFYENTSFVDPDFFRIFPFEVLAGNPVQALDQPNTIILTQSTAQKLFGEEDAMGKTVSLAKQLDLEVRAIIQDLPENTDFKFKAFFSFSKLEQMGWVDDFWGNNSYRTFVKLHEGTDIRLFNEKFASFTSKNSDAESITDFLFPMEDLHLKSKFENGVSAGGRIDLIRMFGIVAVIILLIACINFINLSTAQSENRAKEVGVRKISGAGRGMLISQFLVESVLIAFFSFMLALLIVSLVFPWFRDLMGKDFTNPLVQPYFWMISGAYILLTGILAGSYPAFLLSSFRPAIVFKSKIQARRYWVHPREVLVVFQFAIVAILISSAWIIRDQMNFVQERDLGLDKENLIFHPVTEAMRKNKQALRNELLQLPEVKSVTYTFSPLTEIYSNTNAMNWQGKAEDYRPEMSRMGSDAGLLETAGMELIAGRDIDVYQYPSDSMAAVLNESAVEKMGFSDPIGQVIEDDDLKFTVVGVVKDFIMESPFDEIKPIVVMGPKRNLNFIHLRVHEGVDYQSTMAGLSAVFSKFNPGAPFEYEFVDQAHAKKFVSQQRTANLTEIFSALAILISCMGLFGLATFIAQQRSKEISVRKVLGASVLGLVRMISADFAKLVLLAVILGIPLTWYIMDAWLDSFSYRVTIDWTVFLFTGLVALLIALLTVSSQAIKAALVNPAKTLKSE; the protein is encoded by the coding sequence ATGCTAAAAAACTACTTTAAAATCGCCTGGAGAAATATCAGTAGAAGTAAAGGATATGCGGCTATCAATATTGGTGGGCTGGGCATAGGTATGGCTGCCTCTATTTTGATCCTGATCTGGGTACAATTTGAATTGTCAGTAGATCGCTTCTACGAGGATTCGGACCGGATCTATGCAGTTTGGAGAAATGACAACAACCAAGGGGAGATTTTCTCTTGGGATTATACTCCGGCTCCGTATGCCCCGACGATGAGGGAGCAGTTTCCGGAAGTGGAGCAAGTGAGCAGGATTACAGAATGGGACCCTCAGCTCCTCAGTGTGGGCGAAAATAGCTTTTATGAAAACACCTCCTTTGTGGATCCGGATTTCTTTAGAATATTTCCCTTTGAGGTATTGGCAGGAAATCCGGTACAGGCTTTGGACCAGCCCAATACCATTATCCTCACTCAATCCACCGCGCAAAAACTCTTTGGCGAGGAAGATGCCATGGGCAAAACGGTATCACTGGCTAAACAACTGGATTTGGAAGTGAGAGCTATAATCCAAGACCTTCCTGAGAATACCGACTTCAAATTCAAGGCTTTTTTCTCTTTCTCCAAGTTGGAGCAAATGGGATGGGTAGATGATTTCTGGGGCAATAATTCCTACAGAACTTTCGTAAAGCTCCATGAAGGCACTGACATCCGGCTTTTCAATGAAAAATTTGCCAGTTTCACATCTAAAAACTCCGATGCAGAATCCATCACTGATTTTCTATTTCCCATGGAAGACCTACACCTCAAATCGAAATTTGAGAACGGGGTTTCTGCAGGTGGCAGAATAGATCTAATCCGTATGTTTGGGATAGTGGCTGTGATCATCTTGCTCATCGCCTGTATCAATTTTATTAACCTGAGTACGGCCCAAAGTGAGAATCGGGCCAAGGAAGTAGGGGTCAGAAAAATATCCGGAGCAGGAAGGGGTATGTTGATTTCACAGTTTTTGGTGGAATCGGTTTTGATCGCATTTTTTTCCTTTATGCTAGCCTTGCTGATCGTTTCTCTGGTATTTCCTTGGTTTAGGGATCTCATGGGCAAAGACTTCACAAACCCTCTGGTTCAACCTTATTTTTGGATGATTTCGGGTGCATATATTCTGCTTACCGGGATTTTGGCGGGTAGTTATCCTGCATTTTTGCTGAGTTCTTTTCGCCCTGCCATCGTGTTTAAATCCAAGATTCAGGCCAGAAGGTATTGGGTTCACCCTAGAGAGGTGCTGGTGGTGTTTCAATTTGCAATCGTAGCTATTTTGATTTCTTCTGCCTGGATTATCCGAGATCAGATGAATTTCGTGCAAGAGCGAGACTTGGGATTGGATAAGGAAAATTTGATTTTCCACCCTGTGACGGAGGCGATGCGAAAGAATAAGCAAGCGCTTCGCAACGAGCTTTTGCAGCTGCCTGAGGTCAAGTCGGTCACTTATACCTTTTCACCCTTGACAGAGATATACAGCAATACCAACGCCATGAACTGGCAGGGCAAAGCTGAGGATTACAGACCGGAAATGTCCCGCATGGGTTCGGATGCAGGTCTCTTAGAGACTGCGGGCATGGAGCTGATTGCGGGTAGGGATATAGATGTGTACCAGTATCCCAGTGATAGTATGGCAGCTGTCCTGAATGAATCTGCGGTGGAGAAAATGGGTTTTTCCGATCCCATAGGACAGGTGATAGAGGATGATGACCTAAAGTTTACCGTGGTGGGAGTGGTGAAGGATTTTATCATGGAATCCCCCTTTGATGAGATCAAGCCCATCGTGGTCATGGGACCAAAGCGAAACCTGAACTTCATTCATCTGAGAGTTCATGAAGGTGTGGATTACCAAAGCACCATGGCAGGTTTGTCAGCAGTTTTCTCTAAGTTCAATCCAGGTGCTCCATTTGAATATGAATTTGTAGATCAGGCCCATGCCAAGAAATTTGTCTCCCAACAGCGTACTGCAAATCTGACCGAGATTTTCTCTGCCTTGGCCATTCTAATTTCCTGCATGGGTTTGTTTGGCTTGGCCACCTTTATTGCGCAGCAGAGAAGTAAGGAAATTTCTGTTCGGAAAGTTTTGGGAGCCTCTGTACTTGGGTTGGTGCGTATGATATCGGCTGATTTTGCAAAGCTGGTGCTTTTGGCAGTGATACTGGGAATCCCGCTGACCTGGTACATCATGGATGCATGGCTGGATTCATTTTCGTACCGAGTTACTATTGATTGGACTGTATTTCTGTTTACGGGTTTGGTAGCGCTGTTGATCGCCTTATTGACAGTGAGTTCCCAAGCCATAAAAGCTGCCCTTGTCAACCCTGCTAAAACATTGAAAAGTGAATGA